The Shewanella sp. NFH-SH190041 genome has a window encoding:
- a CDS encoding FAD-dependent oxidoreductase, protein MANDFQFLTLQREDPAKHPAKRRKSQFIEIYRPYEAEQVRQQADRCLDCGNPYCEWKCPLHNYIPNWLQLIKQDRIMEAAELVHATNTLPEICGRVCPQDRLCEGACTLNDEFGAVTIGNVEKYITDTAIARGWQPDLSAVAPRKEKVAIIGAGPAGLGCADILARNGIRPVVYDKYPQIGGLLTYGIPAFKLDKHVIATRRALLEGMGIEFRLNVDIGRDLAFADILAEYDAVFLGMGTYAAIPASLPGEAAVGVIQALPYLIGNTHRLMGSNSADTPYLSMAGKHVVVLGGGDTAMDCVRTAVRQNAASVTCVYRRDEANMPGSRREVANAKEEGVQFLFNRQPLAIDSDNAGQVIGLTCCRTALGKPDNSGRCRPEPIADSEQQLKADAVIVAFGFQPNPAPWLKEFGIQLDAAGRVMASTDDITLQTTNPKVFAGGDIVRGSDLVVTAIAQGRDAAGGILDYLAQSEPPNTTSARQQKATSPTT, encoded by the coding sequence ATGGCAAACGACTTTCAGTTTCTTACCTTACAGCGTGAAGATCCGGCCAAACATCCAGCCAAACGGCGGAAAAGTCAGTTTATTGAGATCTACCGCCCCTATGAGGCCGAACAAGTACGCCAGCAAGCTGATCGTTGCCTTGACTGCGGCAACCCTTACTGTGAATGGAAATGTCCGCTGCACAATTATATTCCTAACTGGCTGCAGCTGATTAAGCAGGATCGGATCATGGAAGCGGCAGAACTGGTCCATGCCACGAACACGCTGCCGGAGATCTGTGGCAGAGTTTGCCCTCAAGACAGGTTATGTGAAGGCGCCTGTACCCTAAATGATGAATTTGGCGCAGTCACCATTGGCAATGTGGAAAAATACATCACAGATACCGCCATCGCCCGAGGCTGGCAACCGGATCTATCCGCTGTGGCGCCAAGAAAAGAAAAAGTGGCCATCATAGGTGCCGGGCCCGCTGGCCTGGGATGTGCAGATATTTTGGCCCGTAATGGGATCCGTCCCGTGGTATATGATAAATACCCACAAATTGGTGGCCTGCTCACTTACGGCATTCCCGCCTTTAAACTGGATAAACATGTTATCGCCACCCGCCGAGCTCTGCTGGAAGGGATGGGAATTGAATTCCGTCTGAATGTCGATATTGGCCGCGACCTCGCTTTTGCTGACATATTGGCAGAATATGACGCCGTTTTTCTGGGCATGGGCACTTATGCTGCCATCCCTGCCAGTCTACCCGGCGAAGCGGCTGTCGGGGTGATTCAAGCCCTCCCCTATCTCATTGGCAATACCCACCGCTTAATGGGTAGTAACAGTGCTGATACGCCTTATCTGTCCATGGCCGGAAAACACGTCGTGGTACTCGGCGGCGGAGACACGGCAATGGACTGTGTTCGCACCGCAGTGCGCCAAAATGCAGCCTCCGTCACTTGTGTATACCGCAGGGATGAAGCCAATATGCCCGGCTCTCGCCGAGAAGTGGCTAATGCCAAAGAGGAGGGGGTGCAGTTTCTGTTTAACCGTCAGCCACTGGCTATTGATAGCGATAATGCGGGTCAGGTTATAGGTCTCACCTGTTGCCGCACGGCGTTGGGTAAGCCTGATAATTCAGGCCGCTGTCGACCTGAGCCAATAGCAGACAGTGAGCAACAGCTTAAGGCCGATGCTGTTATTGTTGCCTTTGGTTTTCAGCCTAATCCAGCGCCTTGGCTAAAAGAGTTTGGTATCCAGTTAGATGCTGCTGGTCGAGTTATGGCCTCAACTGACGATATAACACTGCAAACCACCAATCCCAAAGTCTTTGCTGGGGGAGACATAGTCAGAGGCTCAGATTTAGTGGTTACCGCCATCGCGCAAGGACGCGATGCTGCTGGCGGCATACTGGACTATCTGGCTCAAAGTGAACCCCCTAACACCACTTCAGCACGGCAACAGAAGGCCACCAGCCCGACCACTTAA
- a CDS encoding DUF2721 domain-containing protein, whose protein sequence is MFEQTISLTTPALLFPAISLLLLAYTNRFFALAALIRNLSSDTRPIKQAQIKNLRQRISIIRRMQEAGVISFALCVLCMILIYLGFNKTGSGIFALSLLLLLYSLVLSVIEIRISVDALNIHLQEMSQ, encoded by the coding sequence GTGTTTGAACAAACCATCTCTTTAACCACTCCGGCATTGCTATTTCCGGCCATTTCTCTTTTGTTGCTGGCTTATACCAACCGTTTTTTTGCTCTGGCCGCATTAATCCGCAATTTAAGCAGTGACACTCGTCCGATTAAACAGGCGCAGATTAAAAACCTGCGGCAGCGGATTAGCATTATTCGCCGTATGCAGGAGGCGGGGGTTATCAGCTTTGCCCTATGTGTGTTGTGTATGATTCTAATTTATCTTGGCTTCAATAAGACCGGTTCAGGGATTTTTGCGCTCAGCCTGTTACTGCTGCTCTATTCTCTGGTGCTATCCGTGATAGAAATCCGTATTTCCGTCGACGCCCTGAATATTCACCTGCAGGAAATGAGTCAATAA
- a CDS encoding nuclear transport factor 2 family protein, with amino-acid sequence MRYICILLAFLAFPLWANPGDMPAPQQLAMRYMQALTEHDYSKLEQFYDRESVFYDRTAGRKYKGERHILSFMRRAHRGVLEYDFNLEHMYNSGSFVVMIGSYHLKGPGEQFGKPGKIIEIAVPGVTTLSLDMARKRVKEHIDLIDYQTMSDQLAMQ; translated from the coding sequence TTGCGGTATATCTGTATTTTGCTTGCCTTCCTCGCTTTTCCCTTATGGGCTAACCCCGGCGATATGCCAGCGCCTCAGCAATTGGCGATGCGCTATATGCAGGCGCTAACTGAACATGACTACTCGAAACTTGAGCAATTTTACGACCGCGAATCTGTGTTTTACGACCGTACAGCCGGACGTAAATACAAAGGTGAACGTCATATTCTGAGCTTTATGCGCCGAGCGCATCGAGGCGTGCTGGAATATGATTTTAATCTGGAGCACATGTATAACTCCGGCTCATTTGTGGTCATGATTGGCAGTTATCACTTAAAAGGCCCAGGAGAACAATTTGGTAAGCCTGGCAAAATAATTGAAATTGCTGTCCCGGGCGTGACGACCTTGTCACTGGATATGGCCCGCAAGCGAGTCAAAGAGCACATTGACTTAATTGACTATCAAACCATGTCAGATCAACTTGCTATGCAATAA
- a CDS encoding 5'-methylthioadenosine/adenosylhomocysteine nucleosidase: MKIGIIGAMEPEVVHLIAAMASPETQTIAGIEFVSGQLNGKDVVVTRSGIGKVAASVATTLLIEKFQPDAVINTGSAGGFVDTLAIGDIVISSEVRHHDVDVTAFGYEIGQMAQQPAAFIADPKLIAAANSAIADLGEVKAVEGLICTGDSFICDPERTAVMLKHFPTMAACEMEGAAIAQVCHQFGVPFVVIRSLSDNANNDSPVDFDSYIVKAGHHSALMVMALLTKL; encoded by the coding sequence ATGAAAATCGGTATTATCGGCGCCATGGAGCCGGAAGTTGTCCATCTGATCGCTGCGATGGCATCACCAGAAACACAAACCATTGCGGGTATTGAATTTGTCAGCGGACAACTGAATGGCAAAGATGTGGTTGTCACCCGTTCAGGTATAGGTAAAGTGGCCGCCAGTGTGGCAACAACATTGTTGATTGAAAAGTTTCAGCCTGATGCGGTGATTAACACCGGCAGTGCGGGTGGCTTTGTCGATACCCTGGCCATCGGTGATATCGTTATTTCCAGCGAAGTACGTCATCACGATGTCGATGTCACCGCGTTTGGTTATGAGATTGGTCAAATGGCACAACAACCAGCTGCTTTTATTGCTGATCCCAAGTTGATTGCAGCAGCGAACAGTGCCATTGCGGATCTGGGTGAAGTAAAGGCAGTAGAAGGGCTTATCTGCACCGGTGACAGCTTTATCTGTGATCCAGAGCGTACCGCTGTCATGCTGAAGCATTTCCCAACCATGGCCGCCTGTGAAATGGAAGGGGCAGCGATTGCCCAAGTCTGTCATCAGTTTGGCGTACCATTTGTGGTGATCCGCTCGTTGTCTGACAATGCCAACAATGACTCTCCTGTTGATTTTGACAGCTATATTGTTAAAGCCGGTCACCACTCAGCCCTGATGGTGATGGCTCTGCTGACTAAACTCTAA
- a CDS encoding cobalamin biosynthesis protein, which translates to MDAAFFHQLITRDGPLLEGFALVLLALLLARLAPLPQHWDPLQGLSWLAKRMAVKVCHPERSAIQQLTAGILALLLLILPFWAVVSFIPLLAEFPWFFHLVMLYLCFNDQQVLHRGRNIVLSMQMQDLSRARQQLSPMSLTETDKLSATGISKTTIESLLTIPVSGLIAPLLFYTLIGPAAALLVRMINQLALSWPTDYPPYRYFAAPVHRVNNLLMLLPGRIWQCLLAFQGPISGYYHPFALRRDLHYRLGLLQLGSRLLQRELGGPVQYARQRLQRPKTGPAVMPTTADINRMLHLCHTGYLICGSFLLLLPLIKITFAP; encoded by the coding sequence ATGGATGCGGCATTTTTTCATCAGCTTATTACCCGCGACGGCCCGCTACTGGAAGGCTTTGCCTTAGTGCTACTAGCATTGTTGCTGGCACGATTAGCGCCATTACCGCAACACTGGGACCCACTACAAGGCTTAAGCTGGCTCGCCAAACGTATGGCAGTAAAAGTTTGCCACCCTGAACGCAGCGCAATTCAACAACTCACCGCCGGTATACTGGCATTGCTGCTCCTGATTTTACCTTTCTGGGCCGTGGTCAGTTTTATTCCATTGCTGGCAGAATTTCCTTGGTTTTTCCATCTGGTCATGCTGTATCTATGCTTTAACGACCAGCAGGTCTTACATCGAGGCCGAAACATAGTACTGAGCATGCAAATGCAGGATCTCAGCCGCGCTCGGCAACAGCTCAGCCCCATGTCACTAACCGAAACCGATAAGCTCTCAGCTACCGGGATCAGTAAAACCACCATAGAATCTCTGCTCACGATTCCTGTCTCTGGTTTAATTGCCCCTTTACTGTTTTATACCCTGATTGGCCCTGCCGCGGCGCTTTTGGTACGTATGATTAATCAACTGGCTCTCAGTTGGCCGACCGACTATCCGCCTTACCGTTATTTTGCCGCGCCCGTCCATCGCGTGAATAATTTGCTCATGCTGCTTCCCGGCCGTATCTGGCAATGCCTGTTGGCATTTCAAGGACCGATATCAGGCTACTATCACCCTTTTGCCCTAAGACGCGACTTACATTATCGCCTAGGCCTACTGCAATTAGGCAGTCGTTTGTTACAACGGGAATTAGGTGGACCTGTGCAATATGCCAGACAAAGGTTACAACGGCCAAAAACGGGGCCTGCGGTGATGCCAACTACGGCGGATATCAACCGTATGTTGCACTTATGCCACACTGGCTATCTGATTTGTGGCAGTTTTCTTTTGCTATTACCGCTAATTAAAATTACCTTCGCGCCCTGA